The following coding sequences are from one Ornithorhynchus anatinus isolate Pmale09 chromosome 11, mOrnAna1.pri.v4, whole genome shotgun sequence window:
- the SP6 gene encoding transcription factor Sp6: MLTAVCGSLASQHTDAPRASPPRLDLQPLQTYQGHTSPEAGDFPSPLQAGELQGLPLGPEADFSQGYELAGGGAPRVTCEDLEGDGPLAPGPFSKLLQPDMAHHYEPWFRPSHPGEDGSWWDLHAGSGWMDLSHAPGALPAAAHPGALQPGLGGYVADHQLCAPSPARHHLLPGPGSHLQLGPPPDGPAKPPEAAGPDPHGPDGAGAGAGAPDGAARPKGSRRSVPRGSGQAVCRCPNCLEAERLGPACGPEAAKKKHLHNCHIPGCGKAYAKTSHLKAHLRWHSGDRPFVCNWLFCGKRFTRSDELQRHLQTHTGTKKFPCAVCSRVFMRSDHLAKHMKTHDGAREDQAPNDGKPAPAPAEPPAGQGKREADGGGGSPRPN, encoded by the coding sequence ATGCTGACCGCCGTGTGCGGCTCCCTGGCCAGCCAGCACACGGACGCGCCCCGGGCCTCGCCGCCGCGCCTGGACCTGCAGCCCCTGCAGACCTACCAGGGCCACACCAGCCCGGAGGCGGGGGACTTCCCGTCGCCGCTGCAGGCCGGCGAGCTGCAGGGGCTCCCGCTGGGGCCCGAGGCGGACTTCTCCCAGGGCTATGAGCTGGCCGGCGGCGGCGCCCCGCGGGTGACCTGCGAGGACCTGGAGGGCGACGGCCCCCTGGCCCCGGGCCCCTTCTCCAAGCTCCTGCAGCCCGACATGGCCCACCACTACGAGCCCTGGTTCCGGCCCTCCCACCCGGGCGAGGACGGCTCCTGGTGGGACCTCCACGCCGGCTCCGGCTGGATGGACCTGTCCCACGCCCCGGGGGCCCTGCCGGCCGCCGCCCACCCGGGGGCCCTGCAGCCGGGCCTGGGCGGCTACGTGGCCGACCACCAGCTCTGCGCGCCCTCGCCCGCACGCCACCACCTGCTGCCGGGCCCGGGGTCGCACCTGCAGCTGGGGCCGCCCCCGGACGGGCCGGCCAAGCCCCCGGAGGCGGCCGGCCCGGACCCCCACGGGccggacggggcgggggcgggggcgggggccccggaCGGGGCGGCCCGGCCCAAGGGCTCCCGGCGCTCGGTGCCCCGCGGCTCGGGTCAGGCCGTGTGCCGCTGCCCCAACTGCCTGGAGGCCGAGCGGCTGGGGCCGGCGTGCGGGCCCGAGGCGGCCAAGAAGAAGCACCTGCACAACTGTCACATCCCGGGCTGCGGCAAGGCCTACGCCAAGACGTCGCACCTGAAGGCCCACCTGCGCTGGCACAGCGGCGACCGGCCCTTCGTCTGCAACTGGCTGTTCTGCGGCAAGCGCTTCACCCGCTCCGACGAGCTGCAACGCCACCTGCAGACCCACACGGGCACCAAGAAGTTCCCCTGCGCCGTCTGCAGCCGCGTCTTCATGCGCAGCGACCACCTGGCCAAGCACATGAAGACCCACGACGGCGCCCGGGAGGACCAGGCCCCCAACGACGGcaagcccgcccccgcccccgccgagccCCCCGCCGGCCAGGGCAAGCGGGAGGCCGACGGCGGAGGGGGCAGCCCCCGGCCCAACTGa